The following coding sequences are from one Clostridioides difficile ATCC 9689 = DSM 1296 window:
- a CDS encoding cation:proton antiporter — protein MLTSLALIFLLGMASGGIFKRIKLPNLLGMLLTGIILGPYVLNLIDNSILDISSDLRKIALIIILTRAGLSLDINDLKKVGRPAVLMCFIPATFEIIGMIVLAPKLLGVSILEAAVMGAVVGAVSPAIIVPKMLKLMEEGYGTEKSIPQMLLAGTSIDDIFVIVMFTVFTGLAQGNSISAISFLQIPVSIILGVIAGAVIGICLAVFFKKVHMRDSAKGVLLLSISFLMISLETALEGIVPFSGLLAVMSIGIFLQIKYRVVARRLSIKYSKLWVGAEILLFVLVGATVDISYAFKAGIGAVILIFGVLLFRMVGVFFCLIKTNLTIKERLFCMIGYIPKATVQAAIGGVPLAMGMASGQLILTLAVLAILITAPLGAFGIDVTYKKLLTSVKGESK, from the coding sequence ATGTTGACAAGTTTAGCTTTGATTTTTTTATTAGGAATGGCCTCGGGAGGTATTTTTAAGAGGATAAAGTTACCTAACTTATTGGGAATGTTACTTACAGGAATTATATTAGGTCCATATGTTTTAAATTTGATTGATAATTCAATACTAGATATTTCTTCTGACCTTAGAAAGATTGCATTGATTATTATATTAACAAGGGCTGGATTATCTTTAGATATAAACGATTTGAAGAAAGTGGGAAGACCTGCTGTACTTATGTGCTTTATTCCAGCTACTTTTGAAATTATCGGAATGATAGTTTTAGCACCAAAGTTACTAGGCGTTTCTATATTGGAAGCAGCAGTCATGGGTGCAGTAGTAGGAGCAGTTTCTCCCGCAATTATTGTACCTAAAATGCTTAAATTAATGGAAGAAGGTTATGGTACAGAAAAAAGTATTCCACAGATGCTTTTAGCAGGAACTTCTATAGACGATATTTTCGTAATTGTGATGTTTACAGTATTCACAGGGTTGGCACAAGGAAATAGTATATCAGCTATTAGTTTTTTACAAATTCCAGTATCAATTATATTAGGTGTAATAGCTGGAGCAGTGATTGGAATCTGTTTAGCAGTATTTTTTAAGAAGGTTCATATGAGAGATTCTGCTAAAGGGGTGTTGCTTTTAAGTATCTCATTTTTAATGATAAGTTTAGAGACTGCTTTAGAGGGTATTGTGCCATTTTCTGGATTATTAGCAGTTATGAGTATTGGGATTTTCCTTCAGATAAAATATCGTGTAGTTGCAAGAAGATTGTCTATAAAGTATTCGAAACTATGGGTTGGTGCTGAAATTCTCTTGTTTGTTTTGGTAGGGGCAACAGTAGATATAAGTTATGCATTTAAAGCAGGAATTGGAGCTGTAATTTTAATATTTGGAGTTCTTTTATTCCGTATGGTAGGAGTATTCTTCTGCCTTATTAAGACAAATTTGACAATAAAGGAAAGGTTGTTCTGTATGATTGGCTATATTCCAAAGGCTACAGTACAGGCAGCAATAGGAGGTGTACCACTTGCAATGGGGATGGCATCTGGACAACTTATTTTGACGTTAGCAGTTCTAGCTATACTTATAACTGCACCTCTTGGAGCTTTTGGAATTGATGTAACTTATAAAAAATTATTAACTTCTGTAAAAGGCGAGAGTAAGTAA
- a CDS encoding chloride channel protein: MIEKFKTLIWIKMIIRIKSVYKTYGGLFFLGLIGIPVGAIIGLIDTIFGTVLLKVTDIRETYPMYLIPFLAVVGVVIAYCYFKFGGKSSKGMNLIFEVGHGEEEIIPLRLVPFIISGTWLTHLFGGSAGREGVAVQIGATFSHWVGKRLPIKNASSIFLVTGMAAGFAGLFETPIAAILFAMEVLVAGSLEYQSLFPAFTASFTASAVSKALGLEKFSFALSSEVVFDLSIFWKLIVLGIIFGMVGGAFAWCLKLSKRKIGNRLKNPMIRIAIIGVCLSVLFLLFYKGRYSGLGTNLIQNSFYGGEIYSFDWLLKFILTILTLSAGFQGGEVTPLFSIGASLGVLLAGFFNLPIELVAALGYASVFGSATNTFFAPVFIGAEVFGYSYLPYFFVVCAISYIFNMDKSIYSLQKISTKQ; the protein is encoded by the coding sequence ATGATAGAAAAATTTAAAACTTTAATATGGATTAAAATGATAATAAGAATTAAAAGCGTTTATAAAACATATGGTGGACTATTTTTTTTAGGACTCATAGGTATACCAGTTGGTGCAATTATAGGTCTTATAGACACCATATTTGGAACGGTTCTTCTAAAAGTTACAGATATTCGAGAAACATATCCAATGTATCTGATACCATTTTTAGCAGTAGTAGGAGTTGTTATTGCTTATTGCTATTTTAAATTTGGAGGAAAAAGTAGTAAAGGAATGAATCTAATATTTGAGGTAGGGCATGGAGAAGAAGAAATTATTCCTTTAAGATTGGTTCCATTTATAATATCAGGTACATGGTTAACCCATTTATTTGGTGGTAGTGCAGGACGAGAAGGAGTTGCTGTTCAGATTGGTGCAACTTTTTCACATTGGGTAGGTAAAAGGTTGCCTATAAAAAATGCTTCTAGTATTTTTCTAGTAACTGGTATGGCAGCTGGTTTTGCAGGATTATTTGAGACACCAATAGCAGCAATACTATTTGCTATGGAGGTTTTGGTTGCTGGTTCACTGGAGTATCAATCGCTTTTTCCTGCGTTTACTGCTTCTTTTACAGCAAGTGCAGTATCAAAAGCTTTAGGGTTAGAGAAATTTTCTTTTGCACTTTCTTCTGAAGTTGTATTTGACTTGTCAATATTTTGGAAGCTTATTGTTTTAGGAATTATTTTTGGAATGGTTGGTGGAGCATTTGCATGGTGTCTGAAATTGTCAAAAAGAAAAATAGGGAATAGATTAAAAAATCCTATGATAAGGATTGCTATTATTGGAGTATGTCTTAGTGTATTATTCCTTTTATTTTATAAAGGAAGATATTCAGGTTTAGGGACAAATTTAATTCAAAATAGTTTCTATGGTGGAGAAATTTATTCATTTGACTGGCTGTTAAAGTTTATACTTACAATACTGACTTTGTCAGCAGGTTTTCAAGGAGGAGAGGTTACACCTTTGTTTTCCATTGGAGCTAGTCTTGGTGTATTGTTAGCAGGATTTTTTAATTTGCCAATTGAATTAGTTGCAGCGCTTGGCTATGCTAGTGTCTTTGGTAGTGCTACAAATACTTTTTTTGCACCTGTATTTATAGGGGCAGAAGTTTTTGGGTACAGCTATTTACCTTATTTCTTTGTAGTATGCGCTATTTCATATATATTTAATATGGATAAATCTATTTATTCACTACAAAAAATTTCAACAAAACAATAA
- a CDS encoding ABC-2 transporter permease produces the protein MLIHLVKKDILIVKKYVLLILFIAIGIPLFILWRLPPFAQILGFVLSIIFSEFMLCQYLLLKESQYSKASVLLCSTPYPRRGLVQSKYVLFAMVFIYCTLVYWIENLLIPQIGTFDLTYILIVLLISSIIYGVYMPIQYKLGYETTKFFFVVIIMASSFVLPLTIAHSNFEIPFIYQYPSMIVNIVLFLLSLIILLASMFISIKIFSNKELV, from the coding sequence ATGTTGATTCATTTAGTTAAAAAAGATATTCTGATTGTAAAAAAATATGTATTGTTGATATTATTTATTGCAATAGGAATCCCATTATTTATATTATGGCGTTTACCTCCATTTGCACAAATATTGGGATTTGTACTATCAATTATATTTTCAGAATTTATGCTGTGTCAGTATCTATTATTAAAGGAGAGTCAATATTCAAAAGCATCTGTATTACTTTGTTCAACTCCTTATCCTAGACGTGGCTTAGTTCAATCTAAGTATGTTTTATTTGCAATGGTATTTATCTATTGTACATTAGTTTACTGGATTGAAAATTTACTTATTCCACAAATAGGAACTTTTGACTTGACATATATTTTGATTGTTTTATTAATAAGTTCTATTATTTATGGAGTTTATATGCCTATTCAATATAAATTAGGATATGAAACAACAAAATTCTTTTTCGTGGTGATAATCATGGCTTCATCATTTGTATTACCATTAACTATAGCTCACAGCAATTTTGAAATTCCATTTATATATCAGTATCCATCCATGATAGTGAATATTGTATTGTTCCTTTTAAGTTTAATTATACTGTTAGCTTCAATGTTTATTTCTATTAAAATTTTTAGTAATAAGGAGCTTGTATAA
- a CDS encoding MBL fold metallo-hydrolase, with amino-acid sequence MNLAKGLDVLKISSNVFGEDKVMYIPVIYTEDDATLIDTGLPGQGDLIIDALNKSNTSFDRLKNIIITHHDIDHIGNINYLREKSKNNIKVYAYKSEVSYITGEETPFKLYMLEQMVDKIDDKMLSMLNVMGLGFKSSYTKVDVSLDNHEKLNLGEEIEVIHTGGHTRGHICLYLKESKVLIAGDLLQVENGELKPVDVMYSNKQELKDAIKNISNYNIETIVFSHGGLYQRNIIGTLKNLIIE; translated from the coding sequence ATGAATTTAGCAAAGGGATTAGATGTTTTAAAAATTTCATCAAATGTATTCGGTGAAGATAAAGTTATGTATATTCCTGTAATCTACACAGAAGATGATGCAACACTTATTGACACAGGTCTTCCGGGTCAAGGTGATTTAATAATTGATGCTCTTAATAAAAGTAACACGAGCTTTGATAGGTTAAAAAATATAATAATTACTCATCATGATATAGACCATATAGGAAACATAAATTATCTAAGAGAAAAATCTAAGAATAATATCAAAGTATATGCATACAAAAGTGAAGTCAGCTATATAACAGGAGAAGAAACTCCTTTTAAACTTTATATGTTGGAACAAATGGTAGATAAAATTGATGATAAGATGCTTAGTATGCTAAATGTTATGGGACTTGGATTTAAATCATCATATACTAAAGTAGATGTGTCATTAGATAACCATGAAAAATTGAATCTAGGTGAGGAAATAGAAGTTATACATACAGGAGGTCACACTAGAGGTCACATATGTCTTTATTTAAAAGAGTCTAAAGTACTTATTGCTGGAGATTTGTTACAGGTAGAAAATGGAGAACTTAAGCCTGTTGATGTGATGTACAGCAACAAACAAGAGTTAAAAGATGCTATTAAAAATATAAGTAATTATAATATAGAAACGATAGTTTTTAGTCATGGTGGATTATATCAAAGAAACATAATTGGAACATTGAAAAACCTAATTATTGAGTAG
- a CDS encoding BlaI/MecI/CopY family transcriptional regulator, with protein sequence MCLKKLSKLELVIMKFIWNLDIKTNSYEIIDYMKEEHNLPEKVALKTLSKLSKKRFLYVQETGKCMYYTVAIKEKAYLEFISRNVQNLLKNNFIRNLLVSFHEEELTEEKIKSLENWVVNWEEAYV encoded by the coding sequence ATGTGTTTAAAAAAATTATCAAAATTAGAGTTAGTTATTATGAAATTTATTTGGAATTTAGATATAAAAACCAATTCATATGAGATTATTGATTATATGAAAGAAGAACATAATTTACCAGAAAAAGTAGCTTTAAAAACTTTATCAAAACTATCAAAGAAAAGATTCTTATATGTTCAAGAAACAGGCAAGTGTATGTATTATACAGTTGCAATAAAAGAAAAGGCATATTTAGAGTTTATATCAAGAAATGTGCAAAATCTTTTGAAGAATAATTTTATAAGGAATTTATTAGTATCATTTCACGAAGAGGAGCTAACAGAGGAAAAGATAAAGTCGTTAGAAAACTGGGTAGTAAATTGGGAAGAAGCTTATGTATAA